A single Oleidesulfovibrio alaskensis DSM 16109 DNA region contains:
- a CDS encoding glycosyltransferase yields MHIVLLDLGHELRGGQRQVFYLAQRLADSPEFSCVVAAPRNAPLLHMAADAGLPVLPLGGRRAWDPRTLYTLMRHLRGRTCILHTNDAHSAGLGAWLHSRSGGATRLLHTRRVSYPLRQGWRGRKYLLADAVVGVSAEIAQVMRDSGMPAEKVHVIHSGIDASLYTPRTTRQDGRLVIGMVGALTRQKGHDVFVRALGELHRGAAGTLPPWEARIIGSGPLFEPLLELARQEGVESRMACLGWQDSRVMMPGFDILAVPSVDGEGSSAVIKEGWAVGLPVIASDLASNLELVRHEDNGLAFANGDHGALARGIARLASDAGLCARLVQGGRQSLEEFTDVRMAGAYMRLYRSLLV; encoded by the coding sequence ATGCATATAGTTTTGCTTGACCTCGGGCATGAATTGCGCGGCGGTCAGCGACAGGTTTTTTACCTTGCGCAGCGGCTGGCGGACAGCCCTGAATTTTCCTGCGTCGTTGCCGCGCCGCGTAACGCTCCGCTGCTGCATATGGCGGCGGACGCCGGTCTGCCGGTGCTGCCGCTGGGCGGAAGGCGCGCGTGGGACCCGCGTACGCTGTATACCCTGATGCGGCACCTGCGCGGCAGAACATGCATTCTGCACACCAACGACGCCCACAGTGCGGGACTGGGGGCCTGGCTGCACAGCCGCAGCGGCGGCGCCACCCGCCTGCTGCATACCCGGCGGGTCTCGTATCCGCTGCGTCAGGGCTGGCGGGGCCGCAAATATCTGCTGGCAGATGCCGTGGTGGGGGTCAGTGCTGAAATAGCACAGGTCATGCGCGATTCAGGCATGCCCGCAGAAAAGGTGCACGTCATTCATTCGGGCATAGACGCTTCGCTGTATACTCCCAGAACCACCAGACAGGACGGGCGGCTGGTCATCGGCATGGTCGGGGCGCTTACGCGGCAGAAAGGGCATGATGTGTTTGTCCGCGCGCTGGGCGAACTGCATCGCGGTGCAGCGGGCACGCTGCCGCCGTGGGAGGCGCGCATCATAGGCAGCGGGCCGTTGTTTGAGCCGCTGCTTGAGCTTGCGCGGCAGGAAGGTGTTGAAAGCCGTATGGCCTGCCTCGGCTGGCAGGACAGCAGGGTCATGATGCCCGGTTTTGACATACTGGCTGTGCCATCGGTGGACGGCGAAGGTTCCAGTGCCGTCATCAAGGAAGGCTGGGCCGTTGGGCTGCCCGTCATTGCCTCGGACCTTGCCTCAAACCTTGAGCTGGTGCGGCACGAAGATAACGGGCTGGCATTTGCCAACGGCGACCATGGTGCTCTGGCGCGGGGCATCGCCCGTCTGGCTTCGGACGCGGGGCTGTGTGCCCGTCTGGTGCAGGGGGGCAGGCAGTCGCTGGAAGAATTTACCGACGTCCGCATGGCGGGGGCGTACATGCGGCTGTACCGCAGTCTGCTGGTCTGA